From Penaeus chinensis breed Huanghai No. 1 chromosome 43, ASM1920278v2, whole genome shotgun sequence, a single genomic window includes:
- the LOC125048263 gene encoding psoriasis susceptibility 1 candidate gene 2 protein-like: MRPERPGPHRRPAGEVPVRPRGILQDTVPEPAHPLRQAPPAASFPAHRLFVGDRAAVLREAGRQDAHRDAYQGHAALRIDLQLAVHGQHVTGSSGHESHPSSGDRAHVGCFSRPHLRRPRPHVRRPRPDLGARPHARLLLPAAHPRHGLPVMNRGRLAAAAARAPAQAPPRPPRPPARPRAPSRACPPTQRPQRASEAPSPG; this comes from the exons ATGCGGCCTGAGCGACCTGGCCCACATCGAAGGCCTGCAGGAGAAGTCCCAGTGCGCCCTCGAGGAATACTGCAGGACACAGTACCCGAACCAGCCCACCCGCTTCGGCAAGCTCCTCCTGCGGCTTCCTTCCCTGCGCACCGTCTCTTCGTCGGTGATCGAGCAGCTGTTCTTCGTGAGGCTGGTCGGCAAGACGCCCATCGAGACGCTTATCAG GGACATGCTGCTCTCCGGATCGACCTTCAACTGGCCGTACATGGGCAGCATGTGACAGGCAGCTCTGGGCACGAATCCCACCCTTCCTCCGGGGACCGTGCCCACGTCGGCTGCTTCTCACGCCCTCACCTCCGCCGCCCACGCCCTCACGTCCGTCGCCCACGGCCAGACCTCggcgcacgcccacacgcccgtctCCTCCTTCCAGCTGCCCACCCTCGCCACGGCCTTCCGGTGATGAACCGCGGacgcctcgccgccgccgccgcccgcgctcCCGCCCAAGCTCCACcgcgccccccccgcccccccgcccgccctcgcGCCCCTTCGCGCGCCTGCCCGCCCACACAACGACCGCAGAGGGCCTCGGAAGCCCCCTCGCCAGGCTAG